The following coding sequences are from one Myxococcales bacterium window:
- a CDS encoding tetratricopeptide repeat protein, with protein sequence MRVVAFVLALAASGAATAGNPVAVGKLEEGRRHFRAGDKAAALKAFDEAARLAPDDAQVHYFRGVALEGQGQPAEAILAYRKAVALDPKFPEAQNNLGGLFLQAGQLETARAAFQAALAARPAYPQAAFNLGVALERQGQNGEALGAFAKAARLDPKDGQAWLNLGVVAKRQGDAKTARAAFEKATALLPREPQAFTNLGLLVAEAGQLDEAARLLARATEMGPDAVHAWHAAGRVALKRKRAGEAVEALGRAARLDPKSAAVAADLCQARAAKAPDPSALKACDRARQLDPQAALPVYVALKLRAAQGDCATAKKTLAAFLALAAPSDRARQGAKDLVAACRPVAARKP encoded by the coding sequence ATGAGAGTCGTGGCGTTCGTCTTGGCGTTGGCCGCATCCGGTGCGGCGACGGCCGGAAATCCCGTCGCGGTGGGAAAGCTCGAGGAAGGGCGTAGGCACTTTCGTGCGGGCGACAAAGCCGCGGCCTTGAAGGCCTTCGACGAAGCGGCGCGCCTCGCGCCGGACGATGCCCAAGTGCACTATTTTCGGGGGGTGGCCCTGGAGGGACAGGGCCAGCCGGCCGAGGCCATTTTGGCCTATCGCAAGGCTGTGGCCTTGGATCCGAAGTTCCCCGAGGCGCAGAACAACTTGGGCGGGCTGTTCCTGCAGGCGGGCCAGCTCGAGACGGCGCGTGCCGCGTTCCAGGCCGCCTTGGCGGCGCGGCCCGCGTACCCGCAGGCGGCCTTCAACCTCGGCGTGGCCCTCGAGCGGCAGGGCCAAAATGGTGAGGCGTTGGGCGCCTTCGCAAAGGCCGCGCGGCTCGACCCGAAAGACGGCCAGGCTTGGCTCAACCTCGGGGTCGTGGCGAAGCGTCAGGGCGATGCCAAGACCGCCCGCGCAGCGTTCGAGAAGGCTACGGCCCTGTTGCCCCGAGAGCCCCAGGCGTTCACGAATTTGGGCTTGCTCGTCGCCGAGGCTGGGCAGCTCGATGAAGCCGCGCGCCTCCTCGCGCGGGCGACGGAGATGGGGCCGGATGCGGTACACGCGTGGCACGCCGCGGGGCGGGTTGCCCTCAAGCGCAAGCGCGCGGGCGAGGCGGTTGAAGCCCTGGGGCGCGCGGCCCGCCTCGATCCGAAGTCGGCCGCCGTGGCCGCGGATCTTTGCCAAGCGCGCGCCGCGAAGGCTCCCGACCCGAGCGCCCTCAAGGCCTGCGATCGGGCCCGGCAGCTGGATCCCCAAGCCGCGTTGCCGGTGTACGTCGCGCTCAAGCTGCGGGCAGCCCAGGGCGATTGCGCTACGGCGAAAAAGACTCTTGCGGCGTTCCTCGCGCTTGCTGCCCCCTCCGACCGGGCGCGACAGGGGGCCAAGGACCTGGTGGCCGCGTGCCGGCCCGTGGCCGCGCGGAAGCCCTGA